The following are from one region of the Melioribacteraceae bacterium 4301-Me genome:
- a CDS encoding AI-2E family transporter, translated as MKRRNSDPTVKFFTTVIGLFVILLVMKELQHIFIPFIIAYFLFFLFEPLNNVLTKNKIPRWSVIFIDVLITAVFIWGISRFLIDSFTQFKGALPLLEGKLNNIVSAMSINLGIKDEALTHFNLTKVLQELDYSGIASGLFSSTLSLFSSVFFVLFFFIFISSGHNRIFEVIRKRYVEKNIRGSIKKIKRQLNEKDKNVPKEMNSEFEQEMEKIKAEREEKLKRTFKDITEQVQRYITTKFLISLITGSLIGIVLWVFGVEFAIIWAVLSVLLNFIPNIGSALAVILASLMTLVQFESISYTLIVAVFLILIQNLMGNVVEPKIFGDRLGLNPIVILLSLLIWGYLWGIVGMFLSVPLTAIIKIIISSSSSKNLNFISNLMGN; from the coding sequence ATGAAACGACGAAATTCTGATCCTACAGTTAAGTTTTTTACAACTGTGATTGGATTATTTGTTATTCTGCTTGTTATGAAAGAACTACAGCATATTTTCATACCTTTTATAATAGCATATTTTTTATTCTTTTTATTTGAGCCATTAAATAATGTGTTGACAAAAAATAAAATCCCCCGTTGGTCGGTAATTTTTATTGATGTATTAATTACAGCTGTTTTCATTTGGGGTATTTCAAGGTTTTTAATTGATTCATTTACACAGTTTAAAGGCGCTTTACCACTTCTTGAAGGCAAACTAAATAATATTGTTTCGGCTATGTCTATTAATCTAGGCATAAAAGACGAAGCTTTAACTCATTTTAATCTTACAAAAGTCTTGCAAGAACTTGACTATAGCGGTATTGCTTCTGGATTGTTTTCATCAACATTAAGTTTGTTCTCTTCTGTTTTTTTTGTCTTATTCTTTTTTATTTTTATAAGCAGTGGCCATAATAGAATATTTGAAGTGATTAGAAAAAGGTATGTAGAAAAAAATATTAGGGGTTCTATAAAAAAAATTAAAAGGCAGCTAAACGAAAAGGATAAAAATGTTCCAAAGGAAATGAATTCAGAATTTGAACAAGAAATGGAAAAAATTAAGGCAGAACGTGAAGAGAAATTAAAGAGAACTTTTAAGGATATTACAGAACAAGTTCAAAGATATATCACGACAAAATTTTTGATTAGCTTAATTACTGGATCTTTAATCGGTATTGTTCTGTGGGTTTTTGGAGTAGAGTTTGCAATTATATGGGCAGTTCTTTCAGTTCTGTTAAATTTTATACCGAACATTGGTTCTGCTTTGGCAGTAATACTTGCATCACTAATGACATTAGTTCAGTTTGAATCGATTAGTTACACACTTATTGTAGCTGTTTTTTTAATATTAATACAGAATCTGATGGGCAATGTAGTAGAGCCGAAAATTTTTGGTGATCGTCTTGGGCTGAATCCAATAGTTATACTTTTATCGCTGCTAATTTGGGGTTATTTATGGGGTATTGTAGGAATGTTTCTTTCGGTGCCATTAACTGCAATAATTAAGATAATAATTTCAAGTTCCAGCTCAAAAAATCTGAATTTTATATCGAATTTAATGGGGAATTAG